The proteins below are encoded in one region of Halorarum halophilum:
- a CDS encoding MaoC family dehydratase: MPVATVGDAASAERAVTTDDIDAYAELTGDRNPIHLDEEYAGETAFGGRIAHGMYSAGVVSAALARLPGDVIYLSQNLSFENPVRPGATVRAEVEVVEHVGGDRVRVETVADADGDRVVSGEAVVLSVPHGE; encoded by the coding sequence CCGCGAGCGCCGAACGAGCGGTCACGACCGACGACATCGACGCCTACGCCGAACTCACCGGCGACCGCAACCCGATCCACCTCGACGAGGAGTACGCCGGTGAGACGGCCTTCGGCGGCCGCATCGCCCACGGGATGTACTCCGCGGGGGTCGTGAGCGCCGCGCTCGCCAGACTCCCGGGCGACGTCATCTACCTCTCGCAGAACCTCTCGTTCGAGAACCCGGTGCGTCCGGGTGCGACGGTTCGGGCGGAGGTCGAGGTCGTCGAACACGTCGGCGGCGACCGAGTCCGAGTGGAGACGGTCGCGGACGCCGACGGCGATCGGGTGGTGTCGGGGGAGGCCGTCGTGCTCTCGGTTCCGCACGGGGAGTGA
- a CDS encoding DMT family transporter, which produces MVDLTTLVAVLVTLVAALGIAGQNLFVRKGTDGGRASDAVVVVIAVNVLVLLPSVAILYYPDYGLTPVSWLSFAAAGMVGTLLGRILSYTSIEKIGASRTAPIVAAWALVSTVFGVIFLDETLSPIHAVGIALVVAGIVVIAWETNHENPDGLSRRELSIGLLIPFAAAFAYGLEPIFAKFGFAEGTPAPVGLVVKTVAAILGLTLYLRLRNDLPGREVLRSNDMRWFVLAGLSNTLFLVGYYVALEIAPVSIVTPIIITNTLFVVVLSALFMPKHLERVTWKLAGAATAVVVGVGVITAFG; this is translated from the coding sequence ATGGTAGACCTGACGACGCTCGTCGCCGTGCTCGTGACGCTGGTGGCGGCGCTCGGTATCGCCGGCCAGAACCTCTTCGTCCGCAAGGGCACCGACGGGGGCCGGGCCTCCGACGCGGTCGTCGTCGTCATCGCGGTGAACGTCCTCGTCCTCCTGCCCTCGGTCGCGATCCTCTACTACCCGGACTACGGGCTGACCCCCGTCTCGTGGCTCTCGTTCGCCGCCGCGGGCATGGTCGGCACGCTGCTCGGCCGGATCCTGAGCTACACGAGCATCGAGAAGATCGGGGCGAGCCGCACGGCCCCCATCGTCGCCGCCTGGGCGCTCGTCTCGACGGTGTTCGGCGTGATCTTCCTCGACGAGACCCTGTCGCCGATCCACGCGGTCGGCATCGCGCTGGTCGTCGCGGGCATCGTCGTCATCGCGTGGGAGACGAACCACGAGAACCCCGACGGGCTCTCGCGCCGGGAGCTGTCGATCGGCCTGCTGATCCCTTTCGCCGCGGCGTTCGCATACGGGCTGGAGCCGATCTTCGCCAAGTTCGGGTTCGCCGAGGGGACGCCCGCCCCGGTCGGCCTCGTCGTCAAGACGGTCGCCGCCATCCTGGGGCTCACGCTGTACCTCCGGTTGCGAAACGACCTCCCGGGTCGGGAGGTGCTCCGGTCGAACGACATGCGGTGGTTCGTGCTCGCGGGGCTGTCGAACACGCTGTTCCTCGTGGGCTACTACGTCGCCCTCGAGATCGCCCCGGTGAGCATCGTCACGCCGATCATCATCACGAACACGCTGTTCGTCGTCGTGCTCTCGGCGCTGTTCATGCCGA